Proteins found in one Aphelocoma coerulescens isolate FSJ_1873_10779 chromosome 27, UR_Acoe_1.0, whole genome shotgun sequence genomic segment:
- the MEIOC gene encoding meiosis-specific coiled-coil domain-containing protein MEIOC isoform X3 — protein MEPNVAFRGGGRCWGSAEAGGRPTDVFSTPLPGSSLLYGCYKSQNEENVELPQAYSSSLSTSEYSAPVDPSLLYPPWSTCTDDTKQPAAPQINLKSRVQPERNDYGSETDLYGLVSDILEEQDKPQLCFAEGSCPPPLKSVWPVNTTRMDHHDLLPETRRAVVGTVPQQGFYSSESIPAADKQFLQSPTLVAQPKADNCYRSFASVDLEEQSLYSARSDRANGCNLQANESMKTTPVYQNYPYLKNTFAAQAGYSEAIKDSGADAYSYGREKVCPKGADAQVHPKQAETFLPQCHRYNENTDYTRYTEYSHAGKAKPNKSTSCSLQENRKLVNGTPEAPPLDAEPYAKLFQVKSGTQKKFEDTISDQHAFTFPKSVGLVSDKQFANESSFSTDFGQKFEYGLKSFGACPGNNGVEKQQFSKADLQNPEFYKSLPLLPNAAVPSAGSSARPGWMNIQTKPTASGPFQNPSPLLKMNNQSAAFPKSSRHSNDVFQLPSSNLPLNSNLLHKYCQDNPFLSGLDFGYSAAERARTAACMETLVRGGEENLVEYLSEKKLKQPNGFCDSYLAQQLGIIDSLNKQRFQLKPQSEHCDLEGQNQADGVFQDMYQELLESQGQLHLGTGSGDTSAISAGSCLQAPGIPNCMVGDFRRNRQLGPSTFPVRSPHVLGRSVVPLMEPHTLFSQDDLKRLYPCFTEKMYGDSALSGFVSAFGFQKQVKSHGGPASELHVRLEECYEQWRALEKERKKTESALAKNFQGKKVSSTNNIPIPRLTSHPSRVDRLIVDQLREQARVVTLLGKMERLCSSPLHENISTALDKHLESIQVVQAWRKDEIVNASSRQRHGPPRCQDERDL, from the exons ATGGAG cccaaTGTGGCGTTCCGAGGCGGCGGCCGCTGCTGGGGCAGTGCGGAAGCGGGTGGGAGGCCCACGGACGTGTTCAGCACCCCCCTGCCGGGCTCTTCCTTGCTCTATGGATGCTACAAATCACAG AATGAAGAAAATGTGGAGTTACCTCAGGCCTACAGTTCTTCCCTTTCAACATCAGAGTACTCTGCACCCGTGGACCCTTCCCTTTTGTACCCCCCTTGGTCTACATGTACAGATGACACCAAgcagcctgctgctcctcagATTAACCTGAAGTCCAG GGTTCAGCCCGAAAGGAACGATTATGGCAGTGAAACTGATTTATATGGACTCGTGTCAGACATCTTGGAAGAACAAGACAAACCACAGCTGTGCTTTGCTGAGGG GAGTTGCCCTCCCCCCCTGAAGTCAGTGTGGCCAGTGAACACAACCAGAATGGACCACCATGACCTGTTGCCAGAAACCAGGAGGGCAGTTGTTGGAACTGTGCCACAGCAGGGTTTCTATAGCAGTGaatccatccctgctgctgacAAGCAGTTCCTGCAGAGTCCCACTCTGGTGGCACAGCCGAAAGCAGACAATTGTTACCGCAGCTTTGCCAGTGTGGACCTGGAAGAGCAGAGCTTGTACTCTGCCAGGAGTGATCGTGCCAATGGCTGCAACTTGCAGGCTAATGAGAGTATGAAGACCACACCTGTGTATCAGAACTACCCCTACCTGAAAAACACCTTTGCAGCCCAGGCTGGATACTCAGAAGCAATCAAAGACTCGGGAGCTGATGCTTATTCTTATGGAAGGGAGAAGGTGTGTCCCAAAGGAGCAGATGCACAGGTGCACCCAAAGCAGGCAGAAACATTCCTTCcacagtgtcacagatacaatGAGAACACAGATTATACCAGATACACTGAATATTCTCATGCTGGTAAAGCAAAGCCGAACAAGAGCACCAGTTGTAGCCTCCAGGAAAACAGAAAGCTGGTAAATGGAACCCCTGAGGCACCACCTCTGGATGCAGAGCCCTATGCTAAATTATTTCAAGTTAAATCAGGAACTCAGAAAAAATTTGAAGATACAATTTCAGATCAGCATGCCTTTACATTTCCCAAGTCTGTAGGACTTGTATCAGACAAACAATTTGCAAACGAATCTTCCTTCAGCACTGATTTTGGGCAAAAATTTGAATATGGACTGAAATCTTTTGGAGCTTGTCCAGGGAATAATGgtgtggaaaagcagcagttttcCAAGGCCGATCTTCAGAATCCTGAATTCTATAAATCACTCCCACTGTTGCCCAATGCAGCAGTCCCCTCGGCAGGCTCTAGCGCCAGGCCAGGATGGATGAACATCCAAACCAAACCCACGGCTTCTGGCCCCTTCCAGAACCCAAGTCCTTTGTTGAAAATGAATAATCAGTCAGCTGCCTTTCCAAAAAGCTCTCGTCATTCTAATGATGTTTTTCAGTTGCCATCTTCAAATTTGCCTTTAAATAGTAATTTACTTCACAAGTACTGTCAAGACAACCCATTCCTCTCCGGCCTTGACTTTGGCTACAGCGCTGCAGAACGAGCTCGGACAGCTGCGTGCATGGAAACCCTGGTTAGGGGTGGGGAGGAGAACCTCGTCGAGTACCTCAGTGAGAAGAAGCTGAAGCAGCCAAATGGATTCTGTGACAGTTACTTGGCTCAGCAGTTGGGGATCATTGACAGTCTGAACAAACAGCGTTTCCAGCTAAAGCCCCAGAGCGAGCACTGTGATCTGGAAGGGCAAAACCAGGCGGATGGGGTGTTCCAGGACATGTACCAGGAGTTACTGGAGTCTCAGGGGCAGCTCCATCTCGGGACAGGGAGCGGGGACACCAGTGCCAtcagtgctgggagctgcctgcaggCTCCAGGCATTCCCAACTGCATGGTGGGCGACTTCAGGCGGAACCGGCAGCTGGGTCCCAGCACCTTCCCCGTGAGATCTCCTCACGTCTTGGGCCGCTCCGTGGTGCCTCTGATGGAGCCTCACACGTTGTTCTCCCAGGATGATCTCAAACGCCTCTACCCCTGCTTCACGGAGAAGATGTACGGGGACAGTGCCCTTTCCGGTTTCGTGTCAGCATTTGGATTTCAAAAGCAAGTGAAAAGCCATGGTGGGCCTGCCAGCGAGCTGCATGTGAGACTGGAAGAGTGTTACGAGCAGTGGAGAGctttggagaaagaaagaaagaag aCTGAATCAGCTCTTGCTAAGAATTTCCAAGGGAAGAAGGTTTCCAGTACTAACAACATTCCAATTCCAAGGCTGACATCACATCCATCAAGGGTTGATCGCTTAATTGTGGATCAGCTACGGGAACAAGCCAGA GTTGTGACTTTACTGGGGAAGATGGAGCGCCTGTGCAGTTCTCCACTCCACGAAAACATCTCCACTGCTCTGGATAAACACCTGGAGTCGATCCAAGTGGTGCAGGCATGGAGGAAGGATGAAATTGTAAATGCTTCGAGTCGCCAGCGGCACGGCCCTCCCAGGTGCCAGGATGAGAGAG ATCTGTGA
- the MEIOC gene encoding meiosis-specific coiled-coil domain-containing protein MEIOC isoform X1 produces the protein MEPNVAFRGGGRCWGSAEAGGRPTDVFSTPLPGSSLLYGCYKSQNEENVELPQAYSSSLSTSEYSAPVDPSLLYPPWSTCTDDTKQPAAPQINLKSRVQPERNDYGSETDLYGLVSDILEEQDKPQLCFAEGSCPPPLKSVWPVNTTRMDHHDLLPETRRAVVGTVPQQGFYSSESIPAADKQFLQSPTLVAQPKADNCYRSFASVDLEEQSLYSARSDRANGCNLQANESMKTTPVYQNYPYLKNTFAAQAGYSEAIKDSGADAYSYGREKVCPKGADAQVHPKQAETFLPQCHRYNENTDYTRYTEYSHAGKAKPNKSTSCSLQENRKLVNGTPEAPPLDAEPYAKLFQVKSGTQKKFEDTISDQHAFTFPKSVGLVSDKQFANESSFSTDFGQKFEYGLKSFGACPGNNGVEKQQFSKADLQNPEFYKSLPLLPNAAVPSAGSSARPGWMNIQTKPTASGPFQNPSPLLKMNNQSAAFPKSSRHSNDVFQLPSSNLPLNSNLLHKYCQDNPFLSGLDFGYSAAERARTAACMETLVRGGEENLVEYLSEKKLKQPNGFCDSYLAQQLGIIDSLNKQRFQLKPQSEHCDLEGQNQADGVFQDMYQELLESQGQLHLGTGSGDTSAISAGSCLQAPGIPNCMVGDFRRNRQLGPSTFPVRSPHVLGRSVVPLMEPHTLFSQDDLKRLYPCFTEKMYGDSALSGFVSAFGFQKQVKSHGGPASELHVRLEECYEQWRALEKERKKTESALAKNFQGKKVSSTNNIPIPRLTSHPSRVDRLIVDQLREQARVVTLLGKMERLCSSPLHENISTALDKHLESIQVVQAWRKDEIVNASSRQRHGPPRCQDERVVLALAVAIRALCLATRKVRTVLWCAFQVTLPKPSAGKRARERLPQEGAAPEEKRAETPPAAAAAPRGPREGGAEGALGPCTDLLRSVYEKGDMSSL, from the exons ATGGAG cccaaTGTGGCGTTCCGAGGCGGCGGCCGCTGCTGGGGCAGTGCGGAAGCGGGTGGGAGGCCCACGGACGTGTTCAGCACCCCCCTGCCGGGCTCTTCCTTGCTCTATGGATGCTACAAATCACAG AATGAAGAAAATGTGGAGTTACCTCAGGCCTACAGTTCTTCCCTTTCAACATCAGAGTACTCTGCACCCGTGGACCCTTCCCTTTTGTACCCCCCTTGGTCTACATGTACAGATGACACCAAgcagcctgctgctcctcagATTAACCTGAAGTCCAG GGTTCAGCCCGAAAGGAACGATTATGGCAGTGAAACTGATTTATATGGACTCGTGTCAGACATCTTGGAAGAACAAGACAAACCACAGCTGTGCTTTGCTGAGGG GAGTTGCCCTCCCCCCCTGAAGTCAGTGTGGCCAGTGAACACAACCAGAATGGACCACCATGACCTGTTGCCAGAAACCAGGAGGGCAGTTGTTGGAACTGTGCCACAGCAGGGTTTCTATAGCAGTGaatccatccctgctgctgacAAGCAGTTCCTGCAGAGTCCCACTCTGGTGGCACAGCCGAAAGCAGACAATTGTTACCGCAGCTTTGCCAGTGTGGACCTGGAAGAGCAGAGCTTGTACTCTGCCAGGAGTGATCGTGCCAATGGCTGCAACTTGCAGGCTAATGAGAGTATGAAGACCACACCTGTGTATCAGAACTACCCCTACCTGAAAAACACCTTTGCAGCCCAGGCTGGATACTCAGAAGCAATCAAAGACTCGGGAGCTGATGCTTATTCTTATGGAAGGGAGAAGGTGTGTCCCAAAGGAGCAGATGCACAGGTGCACCCAAAGCAGGCAGAAACATTCCTTCcacagtgtcacagatacaatGAGAACACAGATTATACCAGATACACTGAATATTCTCATGCTGGTAAAGCAAAGCCGAACAAGAGCACCAGTTGTAGCCTCCAGGAAAACAGAAAGCTGGTAAATGGAACCCCTGAGGCACCACCTCTGGATGCAGAGCCCTATGCTAAATTATTTCAAGTTAAATCAGGAACTCAGAAAAAATTTGAAGATACAATTTCAGATCAGCATGCCTTTACATTTCCCAAGTCTGTAGGACTTGTATCAGACAAACAATTTGCAAACGAATCTTCCTTCAGCACTGATTTTGGGCAAAAATTTGAATATGGACTGAAATCTTTTGGAGCTTGTCCAGGGAATAATGgtgtggaaaagcagcagttttcCAAGGCCGATCTTCAGAATCCTGAATTCTATAAATCACTCCCACTGTTGCCCAATGCAGCAGTCCCCTCGGCAGGCTCTAGCGCCAGGCCAGGATGGATGAACATCCAAACCAAACCCACGGCTTCTGGCCCCTTCCAGAACCCAAGTCCTTTGTTGAAAATGAATAATCAGTCAGCTGCCTTTCCAAAAAGCTCTCGTCATTCTAATGATGTTTTTCAGTTGCCATCTTCAAATTTGCCTTTAAATAGTAATTTACTTCACAAGTACTGTCAAGACAACCCATTCCTCTCCGGCCTTGACTTTGGCTACAGCGCTGCAGAACGAGCTCGGACAGCTGCGTGCATGGAAACCCTGGTTAGGGGTGGGGAGGAGAACCTCGTCGAGTACCTCAGTGAGAAGAAGCTGAAGCAGCCAAATGGATTCTGTGACAGTTACTTGGCTCAGCAGTTGGGGATCATTGACAGTCTGAACAAACAGCGTTTCCAGCTAAAGCCCCAGAGCGAGCACTGTGATCTGGAAGGGCAAAACCAGGCGGATGGGGTGTTCCAGGACATGTACCAGGAGTTACTGGAGTCTCAGGGGCAGCTCCATCTCGGGACAGGGAGCGGGGACACCAGTGCCAtcagtgctgggagctgcctgcaggCTCCAGGCATTCCCAACTGCATGGTGGGCGACTTCAGGCGGAACCGGCAGCTGGGTCCCAGCACCTTCCCCGTGAGATCTCCTCACGTCTTGGGCCGCTCCGTGGTGCCTCTGATGGAGCCTCACACGTTGTTCTCCCAGGATGATCTCAAACGCCTCTACCCCTGCTTCACGGAGAAGATGTACGGGGACAGTGCCCTTTCCGGTTTCGTGTCAGCATTTGGATTTCAAAAGCAAGTGAAAAGCCATGGTGGGCCTGCCAGCGAGCTGCATGTGAGACTGGAAGAGTGTTACGAGCAGTGGAGAGctttggagaaagaaagaaagaag aCTGAATCAGCTCTTGCTAAGAATTTCCAAGGGAAGAAGGTTTCCAGTACTAACAACATTCCAATTCCAAGGCTGACATCACATCCATCAAGGGTTGATCGCTTAATTGTGGATCAGCTACGGGAACAAGCCAGA GTTGTGACTTTACTGGGGAAGATGGAGCGCCTGTGCAGTTCTCCACTCCACGAAAACATCTCCACTGCTCTGGATAAACACCTGGAGTCGATCCAAGTGGTGCAGGCATGGAGGAAGGATGAAATTGTAAATGCTTCGAGTCGCCAGCGGCACGGCCCTCCCAGGTGCCAGGATGAGAGAG TGGTGCTGGCTCTGGCTGTGGCGATCCGAGCCCTGTGCCTGGCCACACGCAAGGTGCGCACCGTGCTGTGGTGCGCcttccaggtgaccctgccaaAGCCCTCTGCTGGAAAACGGGCTCGGGAGAGGCTTCCTCAGGAGGGGGCAGCGCCTGAAGAGAAACGAGCAGAGACCCCCCCggctgcagctgcggccccacGAGGGCCCAGGGAAGGGGGTGCAGAGGGAGCCCTGGGGCCGTGCACGGACCTGCTCCGCAGTGTGTATGAGAAAGGAGATATGAGTTCCTTAtaa
- the LOC138099127 gene encoding ESX-1 secretion-associated protein EspK-like, translating to MAPGPLSARARAGPPEANSGRCPRAGPTAAPPRAPPPIAAAEPPLARRQRPRAAPAGPVTPVTPVTPVTLITLITPVTPITLVTPVTPITLITPVTPITLVTPVTPVTPITLITPVTLITPVTPLTPITPRPRPPPPRRPPSPPTLSPLLTLSPHSHPIAAPGPVTPPDPSTSTPCHLPPPALSPPAPSRGCPQLLPSPALTANPFSAEPWSCRMSSGGA from the exons ATGGCTCCCGGGCCGCTCTCGGCGCGCGCCCGCGCGGGACCGCCTGAGGCGAACTCCGGCCGTTGCCCTCGCGCCGGCCCAACGGCCGCCCCACCCCGCGCGCCCCCGCCCATTG cggccgcggagccgccgctcGCCCGGAGACAGCGGCCCCGAGCGGCCCCTGCGGGCCCCGTCACCCCCGTCACCCCCGTCACCCCCGTCAccctcatcaccctcatcacCCCCGTCACCCCCATCACCCTCGTCACCCCCGTCACCCCCATCACCCTCATCACCCCCGTCACCCCCATCACCCTCGTCACCCCCGTCACCCCCGTCACCCCCATCACCCTCATCACCCCCGTCACCCTCATCACCCCCGTCACCCCCCTCACCCCCATCACCCCCCGTCCCCGTCCTCCCCCTCCCCGTCGCCCCCCATCACCCCCGACCCTGTCACCCCTCCTCACTTTGTCACCCCACTCACACCCCATCGCTGCCCCGGGCCCTGTCACCCCTCCAGATCCTTCCACCTCCACACCCTGTCACCTCCCCCCCCCGGCCCTGTCGCCGCCGGCCCCGTCTCGAggctgccctcagctgctgccctccccagccctgacAGCAAATCCATTCAGCGCCGAGCCGTGGAgctgcaggatgagctctggagGAGCCTGA
- the MEIOC gene encoding meiosis-specific coiled-coil domain-containing protein MEIOC isoform X2 codes for MEPNVAFRGGGRCWGSAEAGGRPTDVFSTPLPGSSLLYGCYKSQNEENVELPQAYSSSLSTSEYSAPVDPSLLYPPWSTCTDDTKQPAAPQINLKSRVQPERNDYGSETDLYGLVSDILEEQDKPQLCFAEGSCPPPLKSVWPVNTTRMDHHDLLPETRRAVVGTVPQQGFYSSESIPAADKQFLQSPTLVAQPKADNCYRSFASVDLEEQSLYSARSDRANGCNLQANESMKTTPVYQNYPYLKNTFAAQAGYSEAIKDSGADAYSYGREKVCPKGADAQVHPKQAETFLPQCHRYNENTDYTRYTEYSHAGKAKPNKSTSCSLQENRKLVNGTPEAPPLDAEPYAKLFQVKSGTQKKFEDTISDQHAFTFPKSVGLVSDKQFANESSFSTDFGQKFEYGLKSFGACPGNNGVEKQQFSKADLQNPEFYKSLPLLPNAAVPSAGSSARPGWMNIQTKPTASGPFQNPSPLLKMNNQSAAFPKSSRHSNDVFQLPSSNLPLNSNLLHKYCQDNPFLSGLDFGYSAAERARTAACMETLVRGGEENLVEYLSEKKLKQPNGFCDSYLAQQLGIIDSLNKQRFQLKPQSEHCDLEGQNQADGVFQDMYQELLESQGQLHLGTGSGDTSAISAGSCLQAPGIPNCMVGDFRRNRQLGPSTFPVRSPHVLGRSVVPLMEPHTLFSQDDLKRLYPCFTEKMYGDSALSGFVSAFGFQKQVKSHGGPASELHVRLEECYEQWRALEKERKKTESALAKNFQGKKVSSTNNIPIPRLTSHPSRVDRLIVDQLREQARVVTLLGKMERLCSSPLHENISTALDKHLESIQVVQAWRKDEIVNASSRQRHGPPRCQDERALWFNSHSQNMTCVLESSAPNELFLHPCGAGSGCGDPSPVPGHTQGAHRAVVRLPGDPAKALCWKTGSGEASSGGGSA; via the exons ATGGAG cccaaTGTGGCGTTCCGAGGCGGCGGCCGCTGCTGGGGCAGTGCGGAAGCGGGTGGGAGGCCCACGGACGTGTTCAGCACCCCCCTGCCGGGCTCTTCCTTGCTCTATGGATGCTACAAATCACAG AATGAAGAAAATGTGGAGTTACCTCAGGCCTACAGTTCTTCCCTTTCAACATCAGAGTACTCTGCACCCGTGGACCCTTCCCTTTTGTACCCCCCTTGGTCTACATGTACAGATGACACCAAgcagcctgctgctcctcagATTAACCTGAAGTCCAG GGTTCAGCCCGAAAGGAACGATTATGGCAGTGAAACTGATTTATATGGACTCGTGTCAGACATCTTGGAAGAACAAGACAAACCACAGCTGTGCTTTGCTGAGGG GAGTTGCCCTCCCCCCCTGAAGTCAGTGTGGCCAGTGAACACAACCAGAATGGACCACCATGACCTGTTGCCAGAAACCAGGAGGGCAGTTGTTGGAACTGTGCCACAGCAGGGTTTCTATAGCAGTGaatccatccctgctgctgacAAGCAGTTCCTGCAGAGTCCCACTCTGGTGGCACAGCCGAAAGCAGACAATTGTTACCGCAGCTTTGCCAGTGTGGACCTGGAAGAGCAGAGCTTGTACTCTGCCAGGAGTGATCGTGCCAATGGCTGCAACTTGCAGGCTAATGAGAGTATGAAGACCACACCTGTGTATCAGAACTACCCCTACCTGAAAAACACCTTTGCAGCCCAGGCTGGATACTCAGAAGCAATCAAAGACTCGGGAGCTGATGCTTATTCTTATGGAAGGGAGAAGGTGTGTCCCAAAGGAGCAGATGCACAGGTGCACCCAAAGCAGGCAGAAACATTCCTTCcacagtgtcacagatacaatGAGAACACAGATTATACCAGATACACTGAATATTCTCATGCTGGTAAAGCAAAGCCGAACAAGAGCACCAGTTGTAGCCTCCAGGAAAACAGAAAGCTGGTAAATGGAACCCCTGAGGCACCACCTCTGGATGCAGAGCCCTATGCTAAATTATTTCAAGTTAAATCAGGAACTCAGAAAAAATTTGAAGATACAATTTCAGATCAGCATGCCTTTACATTTCCCAAGTCTGTAGGACTTGTATCAGACAAACAATTTGCAAACGAATCTTCCTTCAGCACTGATTTTGGGCAAAAATTTGAATATGGACTGAAATCTTTTGGAGCTTGTCCAGGGAATAATGgtgtggaaaagcagcagttttcCAAGGCCGATCTTCAGAATCCTGAATTCTATAAATCACTCCCACTGTTGCCCAATGCAGCAGTCCCCTCGGCAGGCTCTAGCGCCAGGCCAGGATGGATGAACATCCAAACCAAACCCACGGCTTCTGGCCCCTTCCAGAACCCAAGTCCTTTGTTGAAAATGAATAATCAGTCAGCTGCCTTTCCAAAAAGCTCTCGTCATTCTAATGATGTTTTTCAGTTGCCATCTTCAAATTTGCCTTTAAATAGTAATTTACTTCACAAGTACTGTCAAGACAACCCATTCCTCTCCGGCCTTGACTTTGGCTACAGCGCTGCAGAACGAGCTCGGACAGCTGCGTGCATGGAAACCCTGGTTAGGGGTGGGGAGGAGAACCTCGTCGAGTACCTCAGTGAGAAGAAGCTGAAGCAGCCAAATGGATTCTGTGACAGTTACTTGGCTCAGCAGTTGGGGATCATTGACAGTCTGAACAAACAGCGTTTCCAGCTAAAGCCCCAGAGCGAGCACTGTGATCTGGAAGGGCAAAACCAGGCGGATGGGGTGTTCCAGGACATGTACCAGGAGTTACTGGAGTCTCAGGGGCAGCTCCATCTCGGGACAGGGAGCGGGGACACCAGTGCCAtcagtgctgggagctgcctgcaggCTCCAGGCATTCCCAACTGCATGGTGGGCGACTTCAGGCGGAACCGGCAGCTGGGTCCCAGCACCTTCCCCGTGAGATCTCCTCACGTCTTGGGCCGCTCCGTGGTGCCTCTGATGGAGCCTCACACGTTGTTCTCCCAGGATGATCTCAAACGCCTCTACCCCTGCTTCACGGAGAAGATGTACGGGGACAGTGCCCTTTCCGGTTTCGTGTCAGCATTTGGATTTCAAAAGCAAGTGAAAAGCCATGGTGGGCCTGCCAGCGAGCTGCATGTGAGACTGGAAGAGTGTTACGAGCAGTGGAGAGctttggagaaagaaagaaagaag aCTGAATCAGCTCTTGCTAAGAATTTCCAAGGGAAGAAGGTTTCCAGTACTAACAACATTCCAATTCCAAGGCTGACATCACATCCATCAAGGGTTGATCGCTTAATTGTGGATCAGCTACGGGAACAAGCCAGA GTTGTGACTTTACTGGGGAAGATGGAGCGCCTGTGCAGTTCTCCACTCCACGAAAACATCTCCACTGCTCTGGATAAACACCTGGAGTCGATCCAAGTGGTGCAGGCATGGAGGAAGGATGAAATTGTAAATGCTTCGAGTCGCCAGCGGCACGGCCCTCCCAGGTGCCAGGATGAGAGAG CTCTGTGGTTCAACAGCCATTCACAGAACATGACCTGTGTGCTTGAATCCAGTGCCCCAAATGAGCTGTTTCTTCACCCATG TGGTGCTGGCTCTGGCTGTGGCGATCCGAGCCCTGTGCCTGGCCACACGCAAGGTGCGCACCGTGCTGTGGTGCGCcttccaggtgaccctgccaaAGCCCTCTGCTGGAAAACGGGCTCGGGAGAGGCTTCCTCAGGAGGGGGCAGCGCCTGA